From the genome of Anabrus simplex isolate iqAnaSimp1 chromosome X, ASM4041472v1, whole genome shotgun sequence, one region includes:
- the LOC136886849 gene encoding two pore potassium channel protein sup-9 produces the protein MERKRSSRRYGRGYRQKTLGEKVKDYLRHFIAFMFSNVGIIGLVVGYTITGAFIFMAIEGSEAKRMMTGVVKLRNETAMKLWRLTCCDLHTFNKSLWMANVSQEMAIYQEKIVRAIRDGFDGTDENKAGYHWSFPGAFLYSLTVITTIGYGNVAPKTEWGKMTTILYAIIGMPLFLLYLSNIGDILAKSFKWTYAKCCLCRGCTSRRRALQRLQQQQQMLEMSSVPRPPPWPSQVVDAGQGEPGAGSVASESGSDSGSMSSSEYDPQAVTVPVTLCLAIMVGYVCGGALLFSKYESWNFLDSSYFCFISLSTIGFGDLVPGDKIYASQEIQLSFIFCSMYLMLGMALIAMCFNLMQEEVVAKIRGGIAAVRTACRCRRRQQAEPQEVPEP, from the exons ATGGAAAGAAAGCGATCTTCCCGCAGATATGGAAGAGGCTACCGCCAGAAAACTCTCGGTGAGAAGGTGAAGGATTATCTTCGTCATTTCATAGCGTTCATGTTCAGTAATGTTGGTATCATTGGGCTTGTGGTGGGGTACACCATTACGGGGGCGTTCATCTTCATGGCCATAGAAGGCAGCGAGGCGAAGCGGATGATGACCGGGGTGGTGAAGCTGCGGAACGAGACGGCGATGAAGCTATGGAGACTCACTTGCTGTGATTTGCACACCTTCAACAAGTCGCTGTGGATGGCCAACGTCTCCCAGGAGATGGCCATCTACCAGGAGAAGATCGTTAGGGCCATCCGTGACGGCTTTGATGGCACCGACGAAAACAAGGCCGGTTATCACTGGTCCTTTCCAGGAGCTTTTCTCTACTCGCTGACTGTCATCACCACTATAG GATACGGCAACGTGGCGCCGAAGACGGAGTGGGGGAAGATGACCACCATCCTGTACGCGATCATAGGCATGCCACTGTTCCTGCTGTACCTGTCCAACATCGGAGACATCCTGGCCAAGAGCTTCAAGTGGACTTATGCCAAATGTTGTCTCTGTCGGGGCTGTACCTCCAGACGGAGAGCCCTCCAGCGTCTGCAACAACAGCAACAGATGTTGGAGATGAGTTCTGTGCCCAGACCTCCTCCATGGCCCTCACAG GTAGTAGACGCCGGACAAGGAGAACCCGGCGCTGGGTCAGTGGCTAGCGAGTCTGGCTCGGATTCTGGCTCTATGTCGAGCAGTGAGTACGACCCGCAGGCGGTGACAGTGCCGGTCACACTGTGTCTTGCCATCATGGTGGGCTACGTGTGTGGAGGAGCCTTGCTCTTCTCCAAGTATGAGTCGTGGAACTTCCTGGACAGCTCCTACTTCTGCTTCATCTCCCTGAGCACCATCGGTTTTGGTGACCTGGTTCCGGGCGACAAGATTTATGCCAGCCAGGAGATACAGCTGAGCTTCATCTTCTGCTCCATGTACCTCATGCTCGGGATGGCCCTGATCGCCATGTGCTTCAACCTCATGCAGGAAGAGGTGGTGGCCAAGATACGAGGAGGGATAGCGGCTGTGAGGACGGCCTGCAGGTGTCGGAGACGTCAACAGGCG